CGTAGAAACTTCTGTTCTGCTCTGCCAGCGTACAGATTCGCTTAAACTTCCAGTATGCGCCGTTTGGATCGTAATCTTCGCCATCTACCTTATACGCTTTGTACGTGTCTGTAATACCGCTGAAATTTGGCAGGAACACGGAATGCTCGGCATTACCGAAAGCAAGCCACTGCAGTGCGGAAATTTCCTTTGGATAATTGTCCTTCACCTGAATAACGTGTATCTGAGATTGTCTCTCTACTCCGATTACTCTCAAAGCTTCGTTGCCCGGAAGAGATGCGTCATATTTCGTTCCTTCATATCGGTTGCGAAGTACGTCCATAACCTCCAGTGCGGAAACCTTTTTAGCCGGATCATAGAATAACGGATATAATGTATCCGTCTTGTACTCCCCTACTGTTGCCGGTGCAAGAAGCTTGTGCCCCATCCATGTACGCATGTTGGAATAGTCTTCTCTCGGCTCACCGAAGGTCGCTGCCAAATGTACTTTTCCGTCTACGAGCTTCGTCCATTTGTTTTCATCGGCTGTCTTAAATAAATCCTTCTGATACATAAAGTTTTCCGTATCAGCCGGATCAACGGTACCAATCATGAACTGATTGCCAAAAACAGCAACCTTATCCGCAGGCATTTTCTGAGCAGCCCATAGGTGTCCGCTGTACACTTCAAAGATCCATGCTTCCTTCTGGTCGGCTAACATGATAATATTGCCTTCCTCTGAACCATATTTCTCAATAATACTTGCCAGCTTTTCCACACCTTCTTTAGGGGTTTTGCAGGTCGCTGCAACGATACCTGTCAGAACGGCTTCTCTCAGACCGCCTTCAACGAAAGGATCCACCTTTTCAACTTCAGCACTAGGAGAAGCTGAAACCGTACCGGTCAAACTTAATCCATATTCGTTGGTACAAGCCCCCATATAAGGTCCGTCTCCCTCTCCCGGTGTATCCGGAACCATGGTGTACTTGTAAGTCGTTGCCGGTAATGGATAAGAAAATCCCTGAACATCATCGATGGTACGTCCAGGTACATTTTCGACCCGATCTACCACAAGAAACATTTTGTTGTAAGCACCGGTACCCTGATCCTCGCTTCGAGCCAGAATCGTACTGCCGTCCGCACTTACATTTTTACCAACGTATACTGCTGTGCATGCAAATGCACTGGTCGTGCCAAGCAGCAGAGTCACTGCCATAGCTAAGGCTAAAACTCTAAATCTTTTCATCTTTCCTCTCCTCTTCAAGTTGATACACTGATATAAATTATTGGGTATAGTTACATTTTACATTTTAAGTAAAATTGAGTCAAAGTATTCCATATAAAATGCCTAAATTGTATGAAAAAAAGAGCAATTCTGTATATTTTCTTGCTCCTTATAAAGAAAAACAACTGCTTAAATAGCAGTTGTTCGTGTTACCACTTTATCTCATTACCATAAAGGTTATATAGATTCGATCCTTGCGGGTATTTCCGCCGATGTCCTTCAGAACAACCTTTCCTTTTCCTCTCCACACAATTTTGTCCCCTTCGCGTACCAGCTTTTCGTTTTTGGCGGTCTGCAAATTGTTTACAAACACGCTCCCGCTTTTTATGGCTTCTGCTGCATTGCTTCTTGACATTCCAAAAGCAGCCGCCACCACATTATCCAGCCTTAAGGAAGCGACCGTTCCACTTTTTTCAGACACCTGACCTTCCGGAAGGATCAACTGATCCAGTTCCTCTGCGGTAAGTTCTAAATAAGTCCGACCGGCCTTGCCATAATTGGCTAAAAGAAAATCGTGCATTTCCCTGAGAATGAGAATATCCGCCCCATCCTTGGATACGAGAATATCCCCTATGGCGTCCCGCTTTATGCCAAGCCCCGTCAGAGAGCCCAGATAATCTCTGTGGGACAGGGGTTTATACCCGTTATGTCTTGCCCGGATCAAAGCCAGCGGGCTCTCTTCTTTATTTTTTAGAAAGTATTCGTGAAGATCCTTTTCGGTGGCTGCTTCAATATAGTCCGGTATAAAAACAGCAATTCTGCGTTCCGCATCGGGATACCCCCCATAAAAAAAGCCTTTTGCTCCGGGATTTTTCGTTACGGTATTCTTGCAGAGGGTCTGTTGTCTCATATCTAAAAAT
This region of Aminipila luticellarii genomic DNA includes:
- a CDS encoding C69 family dipeptidase translates to MKRFRVLALAMAVTLLLGTTSAFACTAVYVGKNVSADGSTILARSEDQGTGAYNKMFLVVDRVENVPGRTIDDVQGFSYPLPATTYKYTMVPDTPGEGDGPYMGACTNEYGLSLTGTVSASPSAEVEKVDPFVEGGLREAVLTGIVAATCKTPKEGVEKLASIIEKYGSEEGNIIMLADQKEAWIFEVYSGHLWAAQKMPADKVAVFGNQFMIGTVDPADTENFMYQKDLFKTADENKWTKLVDGKVHLAATFGEPREDYSNMRTWMGHKLLAPATVGEYKTDTLYPLFYDPAKKVSALEVMDVLRNRYEGTKYDASLPGNEALRVIGVERQSQIHVIQVKDNYPKEISALQWLAFGNAEHSVFLPNFSGITDTYKAYKVDGEDYDPNGAYWKFKRICTLAEQNRSFYGQGVKDYWNFYEENLYNDMKSAEQKMIKLYAEDPAKAEKYVTDLHMQIAEKACKDADHLYDNLLFFVMDRFGRTAEKLGGPFVPEIALRDAATAKGYNIKWTGSKDPIVLTNGSSTYSFTIGSDTCNVTKAGKASEVKLTFAPVEKNGTTYIPLDLAMTL
- a CDS encoding YlmH family RNA-binding protein translates to MNEDKLIIAMAEDKADQCQENYMITNTGFLDMRQQTLCKNTVTKNPGAKGFFYGGYPDAERRIAVFIPDYIEAATEKDLHEYFLKNKEESPLALIRARHNGYKPLSHRDYLGSLTGLGIKRDAIGDILVSKDGADILILREMHDFLLANYGKAGRTYLELTAEELDQLILPEGQVSEKSGTVASLRLDNVVAAAFGMSRSNAAEAIKSGSVFVNNLQTAKNEKLVREGDKIVWRGKGKVVLKDIGGNTRKDRIYITFMVMR